In Methanothermobacter sp., the genomic stretch CCATGGGCGTAGGTTATGCACCCGAAGGATGTGATGTAATCCCCCTTCTCTAGGTAGTAGATGGAGTCGTCCCTGTAGTTCAGTGCCCTCTCAATGATGGCCCTCTCTTCCCCTTTGAATTCTATGGATTCCATTTCCATTAAATTTTTCTCAAGAAGATCAAGGTCCTTTTCTATGCGTTCCCTGCATTCCATTTAAACACCTCATCAATCTCTTAATCAGGGAATTCCTGAGGCATATTATGTTTTCATCTGCCTCCTGACGTACATCATCCTCTGGATCACCGTGAAGTAACCTGCAAAGACCAGAATTATCATGGCGGCGTCCATATACCATAAGCCAAGGAAGTATCCGGCAAGGGATCCTCCAATGAGTATTATGAGCCGCTCAGCCCTTTCAGCAATACCTACAGCGCATTCGAGGCCCTCGGACTCGGCCCTTGCCCTAACATAACTGACCATGAGGCTGGAGTGGAGGGCCAGCATACCTGTGAGAATCCCTGTGAACCCCCCTGCCGTTATACCAGTAATGATTATACCGTCTGAGAGCCTGTCAAGGGTTGAATCCAGGAAACCACCAAATCTGGTGGGTTTGAACCTCCTCCTTGCAACAGCCCCATCAAGGACGTCTATGAATCCACTTAATGCAAGAAGCAGGGCACCGTTAATAATATTCCCTGTGGCATAGTATGCGGCCGAGGCACATGCAACCAGGAAACCAGTGAACGTTATATAATTTGCCGGTATCGTAATCTTCTCAGCGATGGGGTCTATGAACCTTCTGAGTGCCGGTCTGAATTGATTCAACATGAACTCATTTATATT encodes the following:
- the pgsA gene encoding archaetidylinositol phosphate synthase, which gives rise to MLNQFRPALRRFIDPIAEKITIPANYITFTGFLVACASAAYYATGNIINGALLLALSGFIDVLDGAVARRRFKPTRFGGFLDSTLDRLSDGIIITGITAGGFTGILTGMLALHSSLMVSYVRARAESEGLECAVGIAERAERLIILIGGSLAGYFLGLWYMDAAMIILVFAGYFTVIQRMMYVRRQMKT
- a CDS encoding DUF357 domain-containing protein is translated as MECRERIEKDLDLLEKNLMEMESIEFKGEERAIIERALNYRDDSIYYLEKGDYITSFGCITYAHGLLDGLRMLHGII